The genomic interval GGGGTCGTACTGGGCGCTCGCCATGGTGAAGGTGGGCGGTGCCAGCGCCGACTCGCCCTGGAACGCCGGGTTCTCGTCACCGATGGCGCGGGCGAACATCATGATGTGCCCGGCCTCGACGGGGAAGGGTTGCCCTGTCATCCGCGTGTGCTCCTCGAAATCAGTACGGCAGATCAGTACGGCAGAAACGCGTCGCGCGTGGCCTCGTCCGGGTCGAAGTCGGGGGGCAGTCCCTCGAACTTGGGCTCCCGCTTCTCCACGAAGCTCGACACGCCCTCACGGAAGTCGGGCGAGCCCGCGAAGAACTCCATGGCGGAGTAGGAGCGGGCGAGGGCGTCGGTGAAGGTGCGGTCCAGGTCGCCGTACACCTGATGCCGCAGGACGGCCATGGCCCGCGGTGAGCAGTTGCGGGCGATGTCCCGGGCGTAGGCGCGGGCGGCGTCGAGCAGGTCCGCGGGTTCCACGACGCGGCTGACCAGGCCGAGGCTCTTCGCCTCGTCGGCGTCGAAGACGCGGCCGGACAGCAGGAGGTCGAGCGCGTTCTCGAGGCCGATGACGCGCGGCAGGACGTACGGCAGGTTGTACTCGCCGGCCAGGCCGCGGCGGGTGA from Streptomyces sp. CC0208 carries:
- a CDS encoding enoyl-CoA hydratase-related protein; translation: MPEETVVAPEDLDLVLYEVDEDGVATVTLNRPERKNAWSLPMERRFFALLDEAAQDPAVRVVIITGAGRAFCPGMDMERLEQNSQPGESLNLQARVPMYSRRNMPKPLIAAVNGACAGIGLVQALICDVRFAARGARFTTAFTRRGLAGEYNLPYVLPRVIGLENALDLLLSGRVFDADEAKSLGLVSRVVEPADLLDAARAYARDIARNCSPRAMAVLRHQVYGDLDRTFTDALARSYSAMEFFAGSPDFREGVSSFVEKREPKFEGLPPDFDPDEATRDAFLPY